DNA from Ziziphus jujuba cultivar Dongzao chromosome 2, ASM3175591v1:
agctcaattccccataaacaaaaagtcaactccggcaccccttggacagtttggaccgcaacttgtttcgtccataactttcaaaccgtagctccgttttcgacgtgctaccagtctacgaactcgtggcatcgtgcacttcgccacggtgccctagtcatctcgaaattcccaccgagtcaaaaaatcaacttttgacccctttggtcaacgatcaacggtcaacctcggtcaacgtgcacggattccggtgcgatttgggacggggtgttacatttaatGTACCAATATATGAAATGTCTCCCCAAGAATTGGAAGCAGGTGTTGAAagaaatgagtgttttagtatAGAGACAAGTGAATACATACATCATTCTTAGTCTGCAATGAATGCCAAAGTATTTGCATCTCACGTAAGAGCTTCCTTAGAGAAGATTATCAAGAAGCATTTTGGTGAGGACGTTTTAGGTGTGCTATTTGACTCTTACAGgaagaaaattgaagaaaatcccTCCATTTTCAAGTCAGTGAAAAAAGTCAATTTCTTTGTCCTCCTTAAACGCAAGGCAGCAAATTAACTTAGCATTAGCTAGCAACAACTTGCTTTCTTCACCCTTTTATATAATGTGTCAGTGTTTGTGtgtcgttatatatatatatatatatatatattatggtttttttttttttggttatcattaattaataaataatgtcgggaacatttatataaattacaaattattagcTTGATTATTGTTTTGAAAAAGATTAATTCTCTTATGGGTATTGATTAGTCCTCTTAAATTATGCCACTAACTTAAACATAGTAGTATAATTAGTCTTGATCAAATTGGTCTAAAAATGTCTCCaacttaaaagataaaataaataataatagttataataataataaaataaaaaacgaaaCAGAGagtaataatatgtatatatatacatatatatatatatatatatgtatatataaaaatatatttttttaagtattatacAGAAATTGGTTATTCTTGTTTGGTTGATTTCTTCTCAAACTGTTAGAAGgctataattttaacatatgcTCTGAATGCAATGGCCATAAATTTGGATCCTATCATaactgatttatttttatttcttatttttgtttcttatttttgttttgccaCAAAGGATTATGTGTGGCATAGGGCATTACGTACATACCAGaatgaagaaattaattattcttgtttaattgtttatttgcCAAAAGCTTAGTGCCAGAAACTCATACAGGACAATATTATATGGCACTATTAGGACAATATTATATGGTACTATTTTATTCCATATATAGAGCATTCATCCATCAAAACACCtaaagaaaaacccaaaaaacgaaaaacaagaaaaaagccTCTTTTCAACCTTTCCGGCTCTACAAAAATGTGTGTTTTCCATCATTTATTGCGGATTATGGGGTATAGCATTGACCATATATAGAATAGTTTATAGATGAAACTTTGAAAGATTATACATGCACTCAAACGAGGatattgtaatataataaaatatgaagaaaattctttgtaattatatttttgaaatataaagttGTTAATTATATTCTTAGTCCAaggtactaattaattaataaaaatatatacaaaggcCGACTTTAATAAATGCCCTTGTCCATttcttaaggaaaaaaaaaaaaaaattgtccttTTCCCCTCTTGATATATTACAAATCACAATGACCGActtacttaaaatatttaatttgctaTGTCATTTTGTTGACCAGCTTATTAAATTGGTTCACTATAACTAGCAACTTCATGAACAATTAATCCTGAGAACATATACTTGCAAACCACTAAGAGAGAAATAGAAGAAAGAAGAGCGATGGCAACAGAGGAATCCAGGACTGTGCAAGAAGCATATCCAATGATGGGTGGAGATGGCCTCTACAGTTATGCCAAGAACTCTACACAGCAGGTCTacgtaattattttatataatatatgtgtatatatatatatatatagataaagatGCTTTTATCTAGACCCTGGACTAAAGTTAAAATCCAAAGACAACGATCACAATTAGTGAATAGAAGCGCTAATAAAGGCGTTTATATGAATTTGTAAGCTGttgttagaatttattttagtcCACgataagaaaattttcatacatattattatataattacagAGATAGCTAGAAAAGCTTCTACTGATACTTTTGGATTGTGTGTAATTTGTTCTCCAGGCTTAATTATCTCATTAAGTCATACTGTTTAAGTTATGGACTATTGATGGTTACGGGTATATTTTGTCTatgaatctatatatatatatatatatacatacatactaACAATTATTGTAGTAGAAATGCAAGTAAATCAGCTTCTTGTTTGGATTGGCTATTATCAATTGTGAAATGAATTTGCAAACTTGGTACATTTTTGCAGAGAAAAGCTACCGATTCTGCCAAAGAACCGATAAAGAAAGCAATTGCAGAAAAGCTTGGCAAAGAAATCCTACAATCTTCCAAAACTTTCCGAATTGCAGATTTGGGTTGCTCTGTTGGACCCAATACATTCTTTGCAGCACAGAATATACTCGAAGCAGTTGAGTCCAAATACAAGAGCGAAGGATTGAATTCACAAATCCCAGATTTTCAAGTTTTCTTTAGCGATCATACCTCAAATGATTTCAACCTGCTTTTCACATCCCTCCCTCAAGACCGGCGATATTATGTAGCGGGTGTTCCTGGATCTTTCCATGGTCGCTTGTTTCCCAAGAATTCTCTTCACTTTGTTCATTCTTCTTATGCCATTCACTGGCTTTCTAGAGCACCAAAAGAGGTGGTGAACAAAAACTCTCCTGCTTGGAATAAGGGCCGGATTCATTACTCGAATTCGGGAGATGAAGTAGTTTTGGCTTACAAAGCTCAATACGATAAGGATGTGCAGCAATTTCTACAAGCCAGGGCACAAGAGATTGTATATGGAGGATTGATGGTACTCATTGTTCCTGGAATTCCCAATGGAACTCATCACTCTCAAAGTCTGCCTAGTATGAATTTGGAGCTTCTTGGATCTTGCCTCATGGACTTGGCAAGGAAGGTAAGAAATATTGATTATAGgccaattataaatatatactcaACTGAATTCGACTGTACTATTTGAAGCCTGATCCAGTCTAATATTGATTAAATCTAAAATAGTCTAAATTGACTGGATCAAACTAAAATAATCTAGTTCAATTGATCATTTCAAATGgacaataaattatatatgcaaAACTTAGTAATGAAAGGAATTTTTCTAACATTGtgcaatttgattttgatattgctaccttttctaaataaatttaagttattttgaattaattgcAAAATAAACTTAAGGATGCTACTCTTTTTCCTATATATTTTCAGGGAATGGTTAGTGAGGAGAAGGTGGACTCTTTTAATTTACCAATATATAACATGTCTCCCCAAGAACTAGAAGCTGCTGTTGAAAGAAATGGATGTTTTAGCGTAGAGGGAGTGGAATACCTACCTCTTGTGGTACCAAATGTTTCTGGTGAGTCTAAAATTAACGGCCAAGTTCTTGCATCGCATTTGAGAGCTGCCATGGAAGGGATAATCAAGCAGCattttggtgaagaaatcttggatttgatctttGACTCTTACAGGAAGAAGATTGAAGAGAACTcttccatttttaattttgggaaGGCAGTCCACTTCTTTATCATTCTTAAACGCATATCAGAAAATCAGCTTAGCTAGCTGGAATAAAGAAGCAAAGAGGTGGAGACAAATGAGGAGCATCTGATTGATCATTTTGTTTGCATATGTAGcacaaataaattaagtttCCTTTCTCTTATAATAAAACTTGGTCATGAAGGTCCATATTACTCAAAAAGCTATCTTCTAATATGTTGATGTGTCCCAATGTGAACTCCACACGTTCTTGTGAGGCGGCCGGGGCTAATAGGAGGGTcaactaaattattattattattatattattattattactttgctTTTCAAAAGATAGTTGCAGAGACAACCAAATGGTAAATTTTTATTGTATAATAATTACAAGTTTTAATCtcatattttcaatataaaaaatataatataaaataagatatatcACTATAAGaagattcaatatatatttatatttaataataaacttgcaCATGGCTTAGCTAATTTTGGTTTAGGTTGCTTGGGCTGTAACGAAACCTTGTATCTGGATTGGAGAGGGTCCGGCTTACTTCTTACATCCTTTCTCATTCTTCATCTAAGTaactcttcttttcttttttattttattatattttattttatatgttaaaagaATTGGAATATATACCTCATCGCACAGAAACGCTATGGAAAGGACCTGTCCGCCCCATATGGAAAGGACTTGAACGTCCCTTTTTTTCATCCGTTTAATGAAACGGTGCGTTTGGAGCtagtttgataaaaaataaaaataaaaataaaaaaaaggtccaGTTTCCTTCTCTGCTGCCCTctctaaaaaccaaaaaaaaaagacaaaacaaaacaaacaccagCTTCAGGTTCCTTCTTTCTCTGCTGCCCAACTCacctatttttcaaaaaaaaacagCTTCAGGTTCCTTCCTTCTGCTGCCCAGCTCatccattttcaaaaaaaaaaaaaaaaaaacagcttcaGGTTCCTTCTTTCTCTGCTCCCCTTTCTCTGCCCGGCTCATCCattttcggaaaaaaaaaaaaaaacacaaaacaggTCCAGAAATGGTGCGTTGCCATCCATTTtcgaggaaaaaagaaaaaaaaaaacagctacAGGTCCTTCTTTCTCTGCTGCCTAGCTCACCGATTTtcgagaggggaaaaaaaaaaaaaaaaaaacagaaaacaacaaaacaaaacaaaaatatatttagagaAACATAGGTGAGCTGGGCAGCAGAGAAAGAAGGAAGCGGATGTGCAAGTCCTTTACCCACTTACCTACGTCTCTTTTGGTTCAAAGTTACCTAACATGCAGCCATTTTTGACTACCTCACGtgtcaataaattatttaatttactaTAGTACAATcaatttaaaagtaatttcaaattgtttggttttccagaatttttccaaataacttatattatataatttattaaaaagaaaaaccaaatcaATATGCTGTCATgctaatatttagtaaatttatttatcatttaatgtcatattaatatttaattttttatttagtatataaatatattttttcattgataaataattttaatatttataatattattgcataataaaatatgcGCTAAAGTGACAAcgtatttataaatatatatacatatatacagcgCTTCcacttcattatttttattaaaaaaaaaattcagggaTCCTttgctttataaaatttgaaatatgattTATGTCAACAAATAGTTAtgtaagttataattttttttatgtttaaatatattattaattaaaatatttatataatttaaagatgaataagtaaaattttaaataaataattcctcACTCGAAACCATTTTTATAACTACCTAACGTGTCAATAAATTATGTAATTTACCATTTACAATCAATTTAAAAGCaatttcgctttttttttttctacaactTTCCAAATAACTAATAGTTtgtaatttattgaaaaaaagggGGTTAATATGTTGTCAtcacaaaatattattaaaatattcattaatttatttatcaaatatagttggtgatatgataatatttaatttttttgatttagtTATCTATTTAAGAATTTGTTTATctatgttttaattatataaacataacaattaataatatcataacatatattatttgataaataaacttAATAAATACTTTAGTATCTATAGCattactataaaataaaatatgtgctGAAAtagcaatttatttatatatatagcacttccacttcattttatttaaaaataaataaataaatttagggatcctttgcataataaaatttaaaatatgactTGTGTTGATAAATAGTTATATACAATtaacatattcatataatctaaatatggataaatgaatttttaaataaataagtgaataaaacaatcaattaaatattataatattttttcatattatttagtaaacaaatttggtgaatatttttttttttaactttagcaTTATTGTTTACAtatgtgagttttttttttttttggcaaaataattatttgagctatatatatatatatatatattttgaataatattagaaCTATCAAATAACCTACCAAGATGTCAGTGccatatattaatatttgatcAGTTTCCATTTAGTTATGCTTATTCCTCTAAGAATTCATTTATCCATAACTAAGttatattcaataaaatattaacatataatacttagtataattttagtaGATTTATTTGTTACATTTAGCATtactcagtttttttttttttttccccaatcaTATGTAAGTTATATGGACTAATTCCATACATCACGATGTTTGAgaaaaatttttaacaaatattatcTTGTCTATTGAATGTATAAACTTATCAATGTATTAGTTATATGGATAATTACCCATAACTTCTCAATACTTATCCATCATTAGATGTAGTAAGATTATATTTGGattgaagaaataaaagaaaaacaaatgatTCGTTAATAAGGAAAGGaaacgaaaagaaaagaaatgaaaatacttattaatatatatatatatatatatatattttttttgagggATGATTAGTGAATGTAAAGggggaaacccaaaaaaaaagaaaaaaaagaaaaaaaaagggggataTGAAAGgcgtaataaatattttcatacactaataataaggataattttggcatattgaaaaaatttatacattttcCTACATTTTCCTTCTGTTTTCTATCACTTTTCGGAGGAAAACAAaggtaattaaaataaaaaaaccaattccatttttctcttttactcACGTCACATTTTAACCATccaaataaagaatttaaattatttatttactgttcCCTTTTATTCCATCAATCCAAAAGATACTGAACCAATCTACTTGACGGCGattaaataacaacaacaataataatatatctatttattaaaaataaaatagtgatGGATATGTAAATTACATCTAATGGATTCAAATTTAGACTCTAATTCCTACATTAATGTGAACATgcaatttgtttaaaattttgaaatcccaattgaatttaaaattaaaatgaagtaATTAACAAAGTTTAATAATATTCTTaagttcattaaaataaaatatattttagcttTTTCctgttaatatataaataaataaatatatatatatatatatacagcagaCTTTTATTGATTCTGACCACATAATGATAGATCGTCGAACaaagtttaattatattttttgctcattacaatgaattatatataatttttttctgagatatatatatatatatatatgcagcagACATTTCTTAATTATGACCACACAATGAGAGATCATGCGAGATATGagataaaattaaatggctCTGGACCACCCTTTAGGAACTacctatttttatattattttttcataaatttttttaattagtaacaaaaacatataaaaaaattaaagttttaaaccatataaaattatgtaaattacCTTATTACTATATGTCAACAATTTATACAAGAAGAATGAAAACCACCtgatttttttggcaatatagCCCCCAACTTTGACACGTTGACCATCTAGTCCAATTGGTAAAAGTTCACTATAAGGGATGGaagacttttcttttcttttaccttAAGGGATGGAAGACTTCTTTCTCCCTATATATGTACTCTTCGTTACCAACTTGTTGAATGCATTGCAGTAACAAAAGCATAAGAGGTGGTTAAGCAGAGAAATGGCAGATAAACATCAACAAGTAATATTTCCTGTGATTGGTGGATCTGGTGAGTATAGCTACAGCAGACACTCAGCCTTTCAGGTGCACTTTCTTTTCCATTATCACTttcaattttattcattttctaaGTCAAtccattttgtttgttttcggAGTTATTCAGTCCAAAATACTTGTTACAATttgaaatatgtatatatatctatatacatatatatatatatatacaccaatgTTTCATTTGGTTGTGTAGAGAAATGCTGTAGAGGCTGCTAAAGAATTGATCAACAAGGCAATCGCTGAAAAACTTGATTTCAAcagcttttcttcttcaaaaactTTTAGAGTTGCTGATTTGGGGTGCTCAGAGGGTCCGAACACATTCGTAGCGGTGCAAAACATTGTTGATGCAGTGGAGCTCAAGTATCAAAGCCAAGGACTCAGTTATGAGCAACTTCCTGAGTTCCAAATCTTCTTTAGCGATGTCAATTCCAATAATTTCAACAAGCTTTTCGCTTCCCTTCCTCCAGAAAGAAGATACTTTGCAAATGGTGTGCCGGGTTCTTTCCATGGTCGCTTGTTTCCTAGTGCCTCTTTACACTTTGTTCATTCTTCTTATTCTGTCCAGATTCTTTCTAGAGTTCCAAAAGAGGTGGAGGATAAAAATTCCCCTGCTTGGAACAAAGGGAGGATTCACTACTGTAATGCTTCAGATGAGGTTTTCAAGGCTTACGAAGCTCAATATTTCAAAGACATGGAGAGCTTCTTGAATGCTAGAGCTAAAGAGATAGTGCATGGTGGTTTGATGGCCCTTATTGTTCCATATTGTCCAAATGGGACACCTCACTCCGAAGTTTTTGTCAATAGGGCAATAGAACTTCTCGGGTCTAGCTTCATGGACTTGGCCAAAAAGGTAAGCCATATGATTGCCATTtcgaaaatatattaattagtacaacaaaaattgaaaaaataaattagtattTAATCTATTTAAATGTTGGACTATGCTGAATTGAATTATAGTAGATTgaattgaactttttttttttataatttttattgatttataatcaaaatagtCTAATTCAAATAAATGCAGTCCAATCTAGTATTCCAAATGAGTCCTGATCATCCATGAATTACTAAAACCTAATGAGTGAACATTTTTTGAGACAAATGTTGTGCTTTTGTTATGTAGTAACTTTTATCCTCTTGTTCTGGTCTTTGGTGATACAGGGAACTATAAGTGAAGAGAAAGTTGATTCTTTTAACCTACCATTATTTAATGCATCTTTCCAACATATAGAAGGAGTTGTGAAGCAAAATGGCTGTTTCACCATAGAAATGGTGGAGAACATACCTCAAGTAAAGCCACAACCCGAAGTGTTTGCGTCTACCATGAGATCCGGCATGGAGGGAATGACAAAGGGC
Protein-coding regions in this window:
- the LOC107418654 gene encoding loganic acid O-methyltransferase-like; the protein is MATEESRTVQEAYPMMGGDGLYSYAKNSTQQRKATDSAKEPIKKAIAEKLGKEILQSSKTFRIADLGCSVGPNTFFAAQNILEAVESKYKSEGLNSQIPDFQVFFSDHTSNDFNLLFTSLPQDRRYYVAGVPGSFHGRLFPKNSLHFVHSSYAIHWLSRAPKEVVNKNSPAWNKGRIHYSNSGDEVVLAYKAQYDKDVQQFLQARAQEIVYGGLMVLIVPGIPNGTHHSQSLPSMNLELLGSCLMDLARKGMVSEEKVDSFNLPIYNMSPQELEAAVERNGCFSVEGVEYLPLVVPNVSGESKINGQVLASHLRAAMEGIIKQHFGEEILDLIFDSYRKKIEENSSIFNFGKAVHFFIILKRISENQLS
- the LOC107418648 gene encoding loganic acid O-methyltransferase-like — translated: MADKHQQVIFPVIGGSGEYSYSRHSAFQRNAVEAAKELINKAIAEKLDFNSFSSSKTFRVADLGCSEGPNTFVAVQNIVDAVELKYQSQGLSYEQLPEFQIFFSDVNSNNFNKLFASLPPERRYFANGVPGSFHGRLFPSASLHFVHSSYSVQILSRVPKEVEDKNSPAWNKGRIHYCNASDEVFKAYEAQYFKDMESFLNARAKEIVHGGLMALIVPYCPNGTPHSEVFVNRAIELLGSSFMDLAKKGTISEEKVDSFNLPLFNASFQHIEGVVKQNGCFTIEMVENIPQVKPQPEVFASTMRSGMEGMTKGHFGDEFNLDELFDLLSKKFEESLISTFEQEKALALFVLLKRVANN